TGGTCAATTGTCTGAACGTGGCTGCAAGATGATAATTGAGGATGATTATCTTCAGATCTTTGATACCGAGAGGAAGTTGTTGGCAAATGTGAAGCGAACACGGAATAGACTATATATCCTAGATCTGATTATGGCTAAGCCCGTGTGTCTGAAAGCTAGTACTGGTGATGAAGCATGGAAGTGGCACGCGAGATATGGACACTTAAACTTCAAGGCACTTAGGGAGTTAGCAAGAAAAGGGATGGTAAAGGGGTTACCATGTATTGATCACGTTGATCAAATCTGTGATGGATGCCTCATCAGCAAGCAGAGGCGTGCATCATTCCCAAAAGCAACTTCTTACAGAGCAAAGAAGCCTTTGGTGTTAGTTCATGGAGACTTGTGTGGCCCAATCTCACCAGCTACACCTGCAGGCAAAAGGTATTTCCTACTGCTTGTAGATGATCACAGCAGATACATGTGGGTAGTGCTCCTGAAGACGAAAGATCAAGCGCTAGATGCTTTCAAATTGGTGAAAAACCAAGCAGAGAAACAAGCTGAATCAAGCCTCAAGTCATTGAGAACAGACAGGGGTGGGGAATTCAATTCCAAAGAGTTCAAGGCATATTGTGGGGAAAATGGAATCATTCATTATATGACAGCACCTTACTCACCTCAGCAGAATGGGGTTGTGGAGAGGAGAAATCAAACAGTGGTTAGCATGGCAAGAAGTTTATTAAAAAGCAAAAATGTACCTGGAAAGTTCTGGGGTGAAGCAGTGGCCACGGCTGTGTATTTATTGAACAGAGCGCCAACGAAAAGCTTGACCAATATTACACCTTATGAGGCCTGGAAAAACAAGAAGCCAAGCGTCCAGCACCTGAGAACATTTGGTTCAGTTGCTTATGCCAAGGTAACCAAACCACATCTGCCAAAGCTTGTTGATCGAAGTGTCAAAACGGTAATGCTTGGTTATGAAACTAATGCAAAAGCTTATCGACTGTATGATCCGGTCAACAAGCAGCTCCTAGTCTCACGTGATGTTATATTTGATGAAAATGCTCAGTGGGACTGGAGTTCTATGCAACAGCAAGAAGATGAAAGCTCAGATGCAGAGTTTGCTGTATTCTACCCTGAAGATGAAAATACTGAAACAAGGGAATTTTCAGAAGTGCCGAAACAGGGGGAGGAAGTGCATGGTGATGCTGATCTTGGCTCACCACACACACCTGCAGCTCAAACAACATCAGGAGAAGACACATTCTCAACCCCGCTTGCAGCACCAGCAAGAGGCGTTGGTAGTGTTGATGGGGATGAGACAGGAGTAGCAGCATCTGCAAGTGCTGGACCACAAGGGTATAGAAATCTGCAAGAATTGCTAGATCAGACTGAACCATATGAACTTATTGATTCAGATTTATGCATGTTGAGTGCAGAGGAGCCCTCGAATCTTGTTGAAGCAAGAAAGGAAGCATGTTGGTGCAGAGCAATGGATGAAGAGATAAACTCCATTGTCGAAAGTGAAACTTGGATCATGGTAGATCCACCTAAGGATCAGAAGCCCATTGGTTTGAAATGGGTGTACAAAATAAAAAAGGATCCTTCAGGAGCAATAGTGAAACACAAAGCTCGTTTGGTTGCAAAAGGGTATGTCCAAAGACAAGGAATTGACTATGAAGAAGTATATGCCTCTGTAGCCCGGTTAGAGACTGTGCGGTTGCTAGTTGCTCTAGCTGCACAGGAGGAGTGGCAAGTTCACCATATGGATGTAAAATCTGCCTTCTTGAATGGGGAACTGTGTGAGGATGTCTATGTCATCCAACCTCCTGGGTATGAGAAAGAAGGCCAAGAGCATAGAGTGCTAAAATTGAAAAAAGCCCTATATGGGCTGAAACAAGCTCCACGAGCTTGGAACATCAAACTTGATGAAAGTCTCTTGTCACTTGGTTTTGCAAGATGTCCACTTGAGCATGGGGTCTATGTGAAGTGCTCAAGGGGGGCTCGGCTGATTGTGGGTGTGTATGTTGATGATCTGATCATTACGGGGTCCAGCCGAGATGAGATAGCAAAATTCAAGGACCAAATGATGGAACTCTTCAAAATGAGTGATTTAGGGTTGCTATCATATTACTTGGGCATTGAGGTAGCTCAAACCACAGAGGGGATTACAATCTGTCAGGCAAGTTATGCTGAGAAGATTTTGGACAAGGCAGGCATGTCTGAGTGCAATCCCAGCCAAGTACCAATGGAGCCAAAAATCAAACTCCGTAAGTCAACAAAGGATCAAAAGGTTGATTCTACTTACTTCAGAAGTTTAGTTGGCAGTCTCAGGTACCTTGTAAACACAAGACCAGATTTGGCTTTTTCAGTGGGCATAGTTAGTCGCTTCATGGAAGAACCAACTGTGCATCACATGAATGCAATCAGGCAAATTCTGAGATACTTACGTGGTACTATAAACTATGGCTGCCACTACAGAAAAGGAGTGGAAGGAGAACCAAGACTTTTGGGTTATTCTGACAGTGATCTTGCTGGAGATATTGAAGACAGGAAGAGTACATCAGGGACAGTGTTCTTCTTGGGCTCAAACTTGGTCACTTGGGCATCTCAAAAACAGAAGGTTGTTGCTATATCATCAtgtgaagctgagtacattgctgctgccACAGCAGCATGTCAAGCAATTTGGTTGAGCAGATTGCTGGCAGGGTTGCAGGAGAAAGAAGAGCAAGTAGTGAAGCTGAAAGTTGACAATAAGTCAGCCATATCTTTGTGCAAAAACCCAGTGCTACATGATCGAAGCAAGCATATTGACATTAGATATCATTTCATTCGTGATTGTGTTGAAACAGGGAAGATCACGGTGGAACATGTGAGCACCGGGGACCAACTTGCAGATTTACTGACGAAGCCATTGCCACGGGTCAAGTTCATTGAGCTGCGAGAGAGAATTGGCATTCGCTCGGTGAAGAACAGAGAACAAGCTTAAGGGGGAGAATGACAGCGAGTTATTCTTGTCCTCTGTAATTTAGCTTGGGGTTTTCACTTGTGTAAAACTGTAACAAATAAAGCAGGGCATGTAGCATAGGTGTAGCTCATGTCCTGGGCACTGTTGACATGCTCTGCACACGTATAGCAGGCATGGGCAAGGTGATAGTGTCGTGCTGTACTGCACGACCTGGACACACGCAGTGAGCGTGAGGCTGTAAAGGAGAGAGCAGTGTGTAGCTTCTCCTCACTTCAGTCATAAACCAAAAAATAACAAAAACGAACTCAGCACAAAGTTAGTGCTGGGGGGAAACCATCGAGTACCTGGTGTGCATCCTTTCTCTGGTTGATTTCCTGCTGCTGATTCTTCTCCGACGACCCAAGATCCGAGTCCCGTGTGTGTCCACCGTTAGAAAGGGAGACGAGCGAGACTTTGGGCCTGTCATGAGTCCACGGCATGCTCCTCGACATAGAAGTATGCCATGGGTGGATGTATAGGCAAGGAATGTCGAGAGAGGTATTCTTTTGATTGTTCTATTTTTATGGTTTGCTGAAATACATTTCCCCCTGGGTGGGATTGTTTGCTAATTTTGAAACACACTGGTTACTTCCATTTGTGTACTTCTATTTGTTCTTGGTTCTTCTCAGCTATAGCTAAAGTCAAAGACGACAAACCAGGTGACTTATTGGAGTTGCAGGACTATAAATCATCGGTAAGTTTCTATGCTTTCAAATGGTCAGAGTTTGAATTTTGATCAGTTTGTCTGACTTGTTTTATACTGAATCCTTGATTCCTTGATAACTTAGATATACACACATGAATAATTACTTATGTTTTTATGATCATAAACTGATTTCTAAGTATCTTTGACTCATATGATGCTTTTTACATAACAGGTCATATGAATCTTCATTTGTAAATATGACTGCTGGTGCTGCCGATGATGTAAGCTACTTTTCTTGCTTCAAGAATAATAGAAATATCATTTACATCACACTCACATTTTAAGTTGCTCATGTCATTTCAGGCTAGCGAACTTGAAACATATACTTTTTAGGTATGAATGGCTTACCTCTCCTCCTCTCGCGTCTGGTGAGGCAATTCATCCTCGGTTCGTGCCTCTCCTCCTCTCGCGTCTGGTGAGGCAATTCGTCCCCGATTCCCTCTCCTCTCGCCTCTGACTTTATGTTGCTCATCCCCGCTCGATTCGTCCATTTAGATTAGAAGAATCGCGTATGATTTGTCATTTTGCTCGTTCTCGATTCATCTGCCTTGAAGTGCGTCTAATTCGACTGATTTTGCTCGTCCTAGATTCGCCCGTTTAGATAGAAAATCGCGTTTGGTTTGATTTActcgtcctcctcgtcactttAGAGTCGCTTGTGATATGATTTTGCTTGTCCTCGTTGTCGCCCTGATGCTCTCGCGTGTTCTTGGGGCCGTCTCGTCGGGGGTCTCCGTCCCTGCGACTCTGGGAGGAAGCGGGCGAGCAAGCGAGCGGTCGGTCGGTCTGGTTTGCGAACTAAAGTCTGTTTGAGAAACTTCTGTTCCTGCGTTTTGTGTTCACGGTGGAGCGATATTTCCTGTGTTTACTTGTGCGTGCGCTTCTGTTATCTAACGATCCTGCGTTTCGTGTTCACGGTGGAGCAATATTTCCTGCATTTACTTGTGCGTGCGCTTCTGTTATCTGACGATCCTGCGTTTCGTGTTCGTGTCGGGGCGACGGTTGGAGGAACGATGGGTTCTTGGTTCGGAAATTGGAGCAGTGTCAAATCGTTCCCTCTATTCCATCACATGCGTTGTTCGTCGGTTATTTTCATATCTCAAACGCATGCGCTTGATACTCTGGTTGCCCTCTGTCGATTCTTGTTCTACTGACAGGCATGTGTGCTCCCATCCTAGATGTAGAGAATCCTGTTCTTGCCTGTTACAGTTGTTCTGATGCTGTTCTTTTCAATTGTttattgttatcatggtttgctTATGTTCCCATATGGCACGATTGATtgattgttgtttgttgtttgaTTGATTGGCTTGAGATggattgttgtttgttgtttgaTTGATTGGCTTGAGATggattgttgtttgttgtttgaTTGATTGCCTTGAGATGGATTGTTGATTGTTGTTTGATTGATTTCCTTGAGATggattgttgtttgttgtttgaTTGATTGCCTTGAGATGGATTGTTGTTTGCTGTTTGATTGATTGCCTTGAGAAGGTACAAACCATGTAGGCCGATTGATTGTTGTTTGTTGCCTTGAGATATTACATGTTTATATGGCACGACTGGTTGCTGTTTGTTCATGGTTATTACAATTGATTGATTGTTGTTTGTTGATTGGTATCTAATTTTGGTATTGGTAGTAGGTAACAGACCTGGCGCTATTATTTTTCTGAACTTTCTTGTGATTATTATGCCTTCACATTGCACTGCTCCCAGATTCATATCGACATGCCCACGCTGTCTGACGAGGATAAAGATGTAAGGAACTCCTCCCAAGAATCTCTCTTTCTCCTTGTATTAACTTGGCGCTAGACTTTACATGTCATTTTTTTCATGAAACTGGAGCTCCTTGCTGTAACCCATTATATGACTTTATGAGCATGCGCCACTTTCAGGTTATGAAAAAATGGGATGCTCCAAACAAGATTGACTTCCTATCTTTCTTATACAAGGCATGCAGAAGATGTGTGGCAAGTAAGTAACTCTATGTCGATATTTAAAGTGTACTACTTCACAGTGCCATCTTTCCCAACATATTGAAATTTTTTATATTGATATTTTGTTGAATATCACATGTTTGTTTGCACTTCATACTTTGGAAAATATTCCTAACGTTGATAGTAATTAACATGTATTTTTCTCTATTGACTACTACTTTGTCGTTCTTTAAGTGTTCTTATTTCAGAAGTTTGCTCTGCACAAGTGCAACATGGCTGGAAAACCTGCTGCTGTTACTTGTGTTGTGGACAGTATGATGGACAACCTAAGGCCTACTCGTGCAGATGCAACTGATGTGGCAAATGCGGTGCTGGATGGTTAGTTTTTGCCTCTTGTAGATATCTTATACTTTGGTGATCCTGTACAGCTGCTCATTACTGCACCCAAACAAACTATAACTACACAAGCTGTAACATGAATCACAATTGTTTTGTTCATAGTGATGCCATTCTCCTTGGTGCCGAGACTCTCCGTGGGTTGTATCCAGTTGAGACTATTTCAACGGTAGGCAGAAT
The Aegilops tauschii subsp. strangulata cultivar AL8/78 chromosome 3, Aet v6.0, whole genome shotgun sequence genome window above contains:
- the LOC109735647 gene encoding pyruvate kinase 2, cytosolic-like isoform X1, yielding MPTLSDEDKDVMKKWDAPNKIDFLSFLYKACRRCVAMFLFQKFALHKCNMAGKPAAVTCVVDSMMDNLRPTRADATDVANAVLDVMPFSLVPRLSVGCIQLRLFQRLRMSSTRICTSSEP
- the LOC109735647 gene encoding pyruvate kinase 2, cytosolic-like isoform X2 encodes the protein MPTLSDEDKDVMKKWDAPNKIDFLSFLYKACRRCVAMFLFQKFALHKCNMAGKPAAVTCVVDSMMDNLRPTRADATDVANAVLDVMPFSLVPRLSVGCIQLRLFQR